CTCACATTACAATGTCTGCGTGATTCTGTGAAATTCTACATGTCAATGAAAGAGACactaaaaaaagaaaaatatgcgGCTTTCCTGTACACATATTGCGTACTGAGTAATGGCTTGTCAGCTCGTATGTCCATGCTGTCTTAATGTGCTTTACttattgaaaaaaacacattacAGGAGTTAAACCCTTGACCGTTCCTGTCATTATTAAATGCTTAGTGTGGGGAGATCTGCAACTAATGATTGACATCTTTTGAACCAAACCTGTTCACTCTGAACCTCTGGATCTGATCCTGTTCATATTTTATTCGCTAATGTAAAGGTTAAGGAATAGAAGACGTACTTTAAAAGACAGTTCCATGTTCTCACTGCCCCAGAACACCAATCCCGGGTCAAACGTTCCAAGAGTTGTGAACCATTGTTTATCTATAGCAAACAAGCCACCGGGCATTGCAGGGGATCTGCAAGGAGACAGAGAGTTCCGTAACACATTGCATCATATTTGTGGCAGCGACTTGTAGCCAAAATTCCTCATCTGTTCAGTTTGAAAGCAATTTCCATATGATCTTTATAACTGACTCAATGTAATCGGTTTAAATTTTATTGTCACAAAGCAGAGAATACCAATCAGTCTGTCCTCATTTGTAAAGTCGAACAGTTAAACTGTTTTCAGTGAAGCATGAGACAATTTACCAAGTAAGGCGTCCTCCTATATTACGACTATCCCCTCAGCACAAGGGTCTGTACATGAACTCATAAACCCCGATGTACTTAAGTGGCATGCTACCAAACCAGTCAACCTGACCACTTTATTGCACTGGTCGCATAATACCGACgatgaccagttctaacccttaTCCGCCATTGCATGGCTGAAGTGTTGCAACGTTAACTTTCAAATCTCTCACGCACTGAGATCTTTGATAGTTCCACCTATATGGTAGGATAGGATAGTTTGTTATCATCTGTTCTTAATTATTAAGAAGCTTTCGTTTTTCCGTagtaacagtaacagtaacagtaaTCTGCTTTCAGCATTTTCCCTGAAATTGAACTTGTCGCATGAGCGCCCGAGAAAGGGTCAGGATGCCAATCCCCACTGGTAGCCTCAGCCACTGAAACGCATGCCTCAAAACGGAAGTATTAAAAACCTGACGCTGCAAGGTACTACTGTCACCATGCGGCGAGTCGCTAAAACAAACCAGACAAGCCAAAATCTTCTTATCGAGGAGAAAGTAAAATAATAGtaaaaaacaataacacaacTAACCTGATAGGATCGGTTGGTGTCTTGAGCTGATTTCTCCTCGCGTCGTGGACATGCCCCCATTTGAAGATAAAACGCTTCCAGGCAAACTCTCCTAAACGCTCGGTAGTATTTATAATTCTAATATCAAAGACTTCATGTCCAATATTGTCCACCATAGGAAAGGGCACATTCTTGGGATTCTGTCGAATACGATCTAGCAGCGGTTCTAGCCAACCTAAGATTGAGAGACAACATGTATTAAACTGTGTTATGATAATTGTGATTTGTTTTTGCCTTAATTTTTGCAGTGGGGCGGCGATTACTGAAATTTGACATGTAAAGAAGGCTTTGGCTTAACACATCACTCCTGCTCTCGATAAACTGCACTAGTCTGCTGTCTCCTCTCGAATTATCTTCAAGGTCTTTATTATTACCGTTACTCCCTTAACAGTGATAACTATCCTTCGTTCCTTACAGGCTTGATCTCCTTGTACTGTCCACCCATGAAGATCGGGAAAACATCTTCAATAACCCGTAATTGTCGAGGGATCATGGAATCGAGTGGTCCGACTCGCTAGTTCgtttgacacttgtcatcgtatcctgaaCTGCCTAGATCGTTTCAGCATCCATGTCATGAACATGGATACTAGATGCTATCGAAATAAATCATGACTATTAAATGGAGGTACGGCAATGCAGTGACTGACATTTGTTGGCTACCGAGTCTGGCCATCAGTGACTGACTGTGTAAACTCGTATTGTAAGAATTATATGAAATTCACCTGGAAAACACTCGATATGGGAATCAAGGAACACCAATGTCGGACCAGCAGCCACTTCATATCCGGTCAGCCTCGCTCTGATTAGACCCTGATGCTTCTGGTGTCTGAGAATCTTCACCTTGCCCAACTTTGACATATACTTTTTCAAAGGTGCCTTTAGGTGATCTGAGAGAAATTACGGAATCATTGGTATGAACATGTTAAAACAGTGACACAGTTTGTTCTTTGTCTATCAGATAGCAATATATGTGAGCAATTTCGGCAACGAAGGTGACTTCACAACTGATTTCTCAGGTACAAAAGTACATACAGACGAGCAGTCGTTGATCTAAATTCGCTGTACAAGAGCCACGTCTAGAGACGTTTACAACTGACACAcaagttttgggttttttttcatttaatacGTTGGGCACAAAGGGTCGACTGTATCACTAGCAAAGATCGTATGACGCTGTTTTATATCTTGGACAAAATATGAACACCAATGACTGGAACAGTTGGAACATTACTGGACACTGGACACTGGACACTTTGACTCATTATTCCTCTCAGGCTTTCTTGTGGATACTAGTTGTTTGGATTTATGTGGTATTTGATGTATGGTCATGGAGACCAGGGCAGATATTGGTGCCCAATTTTGGTCTTGGAGGTCTGTTGATGGGTGAAAATTCGACTCTTGACACTACAGCCCTGCCCCCAAGGAAGAACGCGTGACACACGTGACCTAGCGTTACCCTAGTCAGGTGAGCTTGTTCATAACTTGGTTCTGTTCACCAAAAGGTGATTGTGTCTCGGTGGTATAGGACGTGTGACTGTTAACACAATAAGTTAGTGCCTTGAACATGTTCAAATGTGTGGACCAAGCATGTTAAGATAGCCATCACTATTTATTTGACAGGTCATACCAACCTCAGAAACCCTTTCCTGTCTTGCATGGTGACTAACAGGTTAGTGTGATCATGCCCGCAGTCTTGACTCATGCGTGTAATTGATGCTAATGATGTCAGTCAATGCAATGTCTCATGCAGAATCTACTatttgtatactgaacagcaaaagaacaCATTGTTTTAAATAGATAACATAAATGTAAACTCTTACATtaatgatatttcatttttattcttatttttcttttcctgttcagtatatatatatataaacagtgTCGAAACATACTCCATCGGTTAATTCTCTGGTACACATACCTTGAGTGGAGGCATCATCGACGAGAATAATCTCCCTTATGAGATGTTCAGGGGAGCGGTCAAGGACACTGTGGACAGATCTTAGGAGAGTGGACCAAGCCTCGTtatggaaacagatgatgacacTTGCTCTCGGCAGATTTTCTGGATATACACGTGACTTGCATCTGTAAGAAGTCATGCATAGTTTGCTAGAATATGagaaaaaatacagaaatgagGTTGCGATTGGGTGCGAATAATCTGTGGTTTAGTTATTAACAACCAACCAGtaaagatcctggttagaattcggctggtcaggctcctGACCTGGTGTCACGCGTATCACAAGTAcgtagagcgatgctcatgctgttgataactaaATTGTCTGTCCGCTGCTCtgttatttaccgaccgccgccatatagctggaatattgctgcaataaaCAACTCTGAATCAACCCATAAACTGATAAAACCTTGCAATGATGAAGATCAAACTCGCAGCGCAGGTTGGTGAGTTTGTGAAAGTCACGTAAATCAAGGATTGTATACTTACTCTTCTATCCTAGTATCCAGAAGacgccgatgtacagagatcctGTCGCTCACCAGTTGGTTGAAGCCATTTCTCCTCTTTCCTTCTCTGTATTCCTCCTCCTCCTGCCTCGTGTGTTTGTAGACGTAGGCAGCTCCCCACTCACCTGGGAACATAGTTGTCTACAGTTCATTCTCGATAATGTACAAGGTATGCGATGCGGTAAATATCTTTAAGTACCTACGGCACGGCTTGTTAATTTTATTATCTCtctttgctgttttgtttaaatgtaatTGGGGATGTCTACAGTTATAACAAACAGTTGGAGCATAAATATGACCAACCTTTCAAACGTCTTGCTTGGCATATAAGTTGTAGTTATGTCATGTTCATTGATTTATTTGATATAGGGTAAAATAATTCGGGGTCAATATTTACCGACCGTCTGTACATTTATTCATGAATGAGGTCACTTCATTTTAACAATAACCAATATATCACGTCTGTCACATCAAGCGCACAGAGGCAGAGGGACGTGCCGTTGATGTTTGGTTCTAAttatatgttgatatatatcCAAATATAATAATAACCGTATTTATATAGGGCTAGTTATACATTACTGAGTCGGAGAGAAAGGTATGAGGAAGTGGTAGCGTCAGAAAAGGTGATTTGAACCAGATTTATTTGCAAATATCGTAGATGCACTCATGGAGCTAAATGGGAGAGTTGCATAGCGAAACCGCTGCATGGCAGGAGGATTCAGTAGCATATATTTAGTGTTATACGCCAGTGCAACGTGTGTTTTGTAGTCATATATGCTATGTAGTTTACTATTTAACATTAAACGGACGGTAATGAACTGGTCACAGTCACGCTCGTTCAAGATGTCATGTATCGGCTTACAGGCTTGTAAACTGATATGTGATATGAAAACTATACCGTTTCTGTTAACAAATGCGCCTACGTTCCCAGCATAGTGATATGAACTGAATATGAAATAATGCAGTTCAGTATTTTAATGAACTGAAGAGCGTCTGCCGGAGGAGCGGAAGAAGCCCGGTCGCGCTACAACGAAATACGTTCAACTGTTGAAGTTGTTAGTCCCTAGTAGCCTGCCACTCGCTATACATTAATGGGCGCATCAAGGGCTGGTTGGCCCGgatcagtataatgtgtctgagagtGCTCTTTATGCTTATCTGTAGCAAGCTATCTCAGTCAGCTAGTACTATAACACCAGCTTAGGTCTAGGCTGGTACAagcagcacacacacacacacacatacacacaccgcATGCACGTTGTCATTTGAGCGACGTTAAACACCGGTTCCCCTGATCTGTTACGTACAACTTCCATAAAACCGATTCAAACGTctgagaataacgggcatgaCCGAAGATTATGTGTTCGTGATGGCTGTGACATTATAGGGTTGGCCCCCACTGGGTGAAATGTTCTTTTCCCGGCACACAACACGAATCAGTGACCTATATGCTTCGTCAGGCTACTGacttgcttgaaacatgtcatcgtacaaGTCAAatcattgattacagaacagactcctttcctgtttactgggttccgtcATATTGCGCAAtttagtgcgataaccagtccacaTTTTATAATCTAATACATTTAACTGgattcataaatatttatcagtaATCAGTAGGCACTTGCAAATTTCTCCTTGTAATCTTTGCCAACGTGTCGTACGGCGAGTTCCGAAAAAAGTAGATCATTGTCTGAACAAATTAATGAGTCTCTTGTTTCGgtatgcgtagatcgatgctcatgcatcACTGGATTTTTTTAATCCATACAagagtatttacagacctctaCCATATAGTCGGAATATGGATTTAAACAACCGAACCTAAACAAACTAAAAGCCTATTTTAACCTCTATATATACCTTCGTAGGGTGCGTTGTTTGGCGCTCTTTAAAGAAAGGTCATAATCATAAATCACAACTATCGGGAAGTTGTATGTATAAAATGGAGATTAGTTGTGTATGAACAATGGGCAAGCGTCAGTCAGCACGAAAAATATGCATTAGCATCTCTTACCTGGCCCATCCTCCGGACTGTACTCCACAAACGGCGGATATGTCACATTACTGTCCTCTCCTCCGTACTCTTCCACGAAATATTCCACACCGTGTGTGTTCTTTTGCGAGTGCTGACCCTGATGGTCCTTCGTCTCGTCCAGGCGCCCCTGGTTCCGTCTGATTCGTTCCCCTTGATAACCTTTTCCCAGGATCGCTACCTGCCCTTGTCCTTTGAGTTGTCCTGCTGTGTCATTGAGATGTCTCCTCGTTACAACAGCCTCAACAATGTctattttcataacatttttaCCACCATCCTCAAACGTATTATGTGATTTCAATGGCGTTTTTAAGTGATGCTCAAAAACGAAATGTTTTTCTCCAACAGCACTCCCACCTTTGGTGACGCGCTTTTCAAATGTGTCATCATCAGACAGTTGCTTGTCGACAGATTGTAGCAAAGAATAGGTTGTACACAGTAACAAAAACAACGTTGACAAGACAACAACCTTGATGATCCGAAACTTCAGCCTCATCTTTGGCTTGATTCCTGTAATATACAGTGTGTTCTGCACGAGCACAACATTCTGCCCTGTCCTGTGGTCTGTCTACAGGAAATCCATATGACAGGACGCTGCACTGTTGTGACTGTATACCGATTACAACCATAACAGGCAGAGCAGACCGAAGACGTGGTGCAGATGTTTCATCATAATGGCGAGCATACTGAATTCAATACTGTTAGTACAGTGTTGTTTTGTGTACCGCCGCAGGTAACGGTATTTAATTGTGTTACTATGTCAACGACTCATGCTGGTTATTGTCAAGATCTAAAATATAAATTTCCTTGGGGACGAAAAGGAGAAAggaaacaaaataaccaaaacgaAAGAAAAAATCTGGAAATATGTCTATTATCTGTTTAAGCTTCAGAAATATGATTCATGACAAGGTCCATCTCTATTACTCCAAAGGGGCACAAACCAAAAACGAAATTTTGAAAAAGCAAACATACGACGACCTCCTGTGGTTGATATTAGGAAGTATTCCTCTCTTGGAAATATTGCAACGATTTCGAGTCTAAAAACGCTTTTAATTCATTACAAAGGTGCATGCTATAATGTCCCCGATGCCCAATAGTCCTGCCGTATGTATCATATTTGTGAGAAAGCCGAAATTGATGACAAATTACTGTCAAGCAGTCAACGTTTACATAACTGAacatgacaatatttttttcaaaggaaGTGGTATCATTAGTTTGAATGATAtctcatgatgttaatgttataaGGTGAAAGTGCATCCGTAATGCATCAAGAGAACCACATCAGATTCCGTATCACGACTGAACACAAAATGGAGACAGAAGATGGGGAATAAGTTAAAGATCAACATTGACATATGAACGTGGCAAAGTTTCGGCGAGGCAGGAACCCAACAAGGCTGTCCTAAGTACGAAATACATGCGTTATAGGCTGATGACGCAAGTAACAAATCACTGAACGGTACTGCTAGAGACCGTTCTAATTATAACACACAAGAGTGAATAGTGATCTTGTATATTAGCATCATCGATTTTGACGCCAGCTTGTCTGCTGTATTCACGCATTAGCAAAGGAACGCATGTACAAAGGCACGCATGACAGACAATCCAGATCGATTGTCACCCTATAGGTTCAGGCTGGCGCTGAATTTACAACGCCTAGTTGTGATGATATATTGATAACTACAAGCTAGATAACGATTAGAGTGAGCGTGTGTCTATGATCCATAGCTTACAGTATTACCTTGTTTTGTGTAAATACTGAGATACAAGATGTAAGACAACAAGCGAAGTCTGCCTTCAGTACAAACCTTGAATAAGACTGACATTTTGTGTGGTTTACTTGATGCATATTACCTTCTGAGGATCTAGATGATCCTTTGAATATATCAATCAAAAGACTTTACTGCAAATACGTCAATGGATGGTGGATGTATACTGTAGCAAACATTCTTCCATCTCGTTTTTGTAGCACGTCAATGTGAAGGACATTGCACAAAAACGGCACTCCTTTCGCGGCTTGTGTATTAGTCAGGAAAATATCAGTTTATACTGCATATTAAAGCTCGTCCCCACTCATTTTAATGCAAcaagaaacacatacacacataaacaaacaaacacacacacacgatcgCCCATCGTTTACGCAAAGTGCTGAAAATTCAGCTACCCGGGATTTTCAGGTGCGGAGTGTGTTGGTCGCTATTAGCAATACCAGAAACTGGTTTCACATGCAagatggggaatcgaacccaggtcctcgGAGCGATTAGCCAATGCTTTAACGATAAGACTACCTCACATTACTTTTTAGGTTAAGTGGAGCTGTAGTAGAAACTACTTCCGCTGCACATTAATGAATTACGTACTGGTAAATGTGACATTAAAATAATAACATTATGTGACATATGCTAGCTACATAAAGacactgtgcattgtcaaaatatggtGATAAGTACgaaaacaatgtcaaaggtaatATATACTTTAATGAAGGCGATCATGAGACCAAGCAAGTCAGGAGAATTCCAATTGAGTAGTCAATCACAATGATATTACGAGTCCACAAGTGAGACAGgatcaaacgaccatgtcacaagctcaataatgGGTATGTCCACAAttggcattgagaacagcagtgtaTCGATAACGCGTAGAGCCTACCAAATTTTAAACGTGTAttgaaggcttgtgggatgtcacgccagattctctcaagttgcAAGGTCAAGAACGTTATCTGtcagatgaggaagacggcgtagacgtcgGTCCATCTAaccccaaacatgctctatcgggAACAGATCCCGTGAATTTGCATgtcaaggcagtaagtcaacgttgtggtgttgcaagaaaccCTAAAGCAACACTTGCggtatgagggcgggcattgtcctgaTGTAAATTAAATAAATGTTAACACAGGGCTTGGACCTTGCAGAAAGAGAATTCCCACTGGTCGGAGAATCTGATCTCTGTAGCCTACACCAGTcaagttgccctgaacaatcaccaaggCACGTCTTTGACGTGCCGTTATTCCACACCAGATCATCACGGAAACACgaccaccaaagcgattcctctccaaggAACAAGGCTGTGCAAAACGCGCTGAGCAAACCTTTCTCCCACGCGTCTGTAGGCACGTCGAGGTCCATCACtctgggaaatgttaaaccaggactcatcagaaaaacatatcTCTACTAAAACAAGGGTCTGCtgacatgatttcggcaccaaATTCGGCGAGCGTTATGATGATGTTAGGATAGATCGTATGGCGGGgcgtcgtggtctgatcccatGATGATGCAAACGTTGTCGCGCTGTATCGGGGTGAATACGACGGAGTCCGGGGATGGCCCGGGCAGTCAGAAACCTGTAGCGAAGATGGGGCCTCtacttatccatctgtcctgtcttagcgttgttacacgtggacgtccagaacgtggccgaccgatgacgtcatttgttttctggtagcgtctcactagtgcagaaatggtgCTCCGGTGACAGTGGAAATGTGAAGTCagttgtcgttgagacattacCCCACGCACCATCCCAATGGCatcatgacgttgtgcagacgttagccttggcatgctagCCGTTTAATTAttttgaacgatcgcaagggcaggggCTGAGGCAGGGGATGGGCTTCCCaaggtgacagtattgtgtggcattcatttgctctgtttcacTTTCCCGGAATGCACATACACCAACCTGTTGCACGTTTCAAGGACGAAACCAGTGACGTCACGGAATGTgacacgtgcatgcatgttggatacatgtcattgagtttaaatccttaaaTGTCTatacaggtttgataaatttagattttaaatttgtgTATGCACAGTTTCATTACATGCCTAGTATATGATGTAGATTTATGATGCATTTGCTGGCACGTGCACATTGTGTTTATCTGATAGCAGGCTAAAGAAAACCCATGTTCCACGTGCCAGCATatgcatcatgcatcatgtCCAAGTATCATGTAGATATCTACAATTATTCAGCTTATAAAACGAATAGGAGTGAGATTTTTTTTCGCGTCATCGATCAGTTCCCAATAATTATTGCGCAGACTGATGGTCATGccgttggtcactggatttaaCTGGTCCAGGGTAGGTTCCATATGAACCGCTCCGtatccctggaatattgctgggtgcggggtaacactaacctcactcacattCCTAAGTCTGTGAATATAAGACAAAGAAATAGTGTTGGTACATATCCTCTTGTCAACATTCACGGGATGTGCAGGATGCACAGGTCTAGAACATCGAGGCAACGTCATGGGCACGTGCGTCATTCTACAGTATTGTTATAAATTCAAACAATACGGTGACATAGTTATTCAATGTGCTATGTAATGCCAAGGCATTGGAACGCAGGAAGGTTTCCTCAGCGGTACTGACAATGGCGCTGTCATGACATAACACTACATGGGTAAGTGTGATTCCCACGGTGAAGTAAGCAGCAAAACAATGTAATGCAATAAGCAGCTGTATCTGAACATATTTATGTCAACGAATCAATACATATCCTTAGACAATTATCATGGTAATTACAAAACAGTAGCAGTGCAAATTCACAGCCAATAGCGCACAACCAGTGGTTATGAGTATCTAAGTAACAGCGATACAACCCGCAGGGCAGGTACAGATCAATGGCCATAACACACAAAGCTGATTATTTCGTAACTTACAAAGCGATGCTAGCTGACTGGCAAGAGTTAACTCCCCTTATATACGTAATGCAAATTTCCAAATCTCTGATCCAAAAATAGCTCACAGGCGGTAGTACCTTCCAGAATTCTTTACAAATACATCGCAAAATTGCCCAGCACTGAATAGCACATATGCAACAATAGAACACGTGGAACGATATCATACAGTGTCACTACCACTTAACACAACATTAACGCTTACATATTACTGTCGTTAAATACTTGAcaatattacaaaata
This genomic stretch from Haliotis asinina isolate JCU_RB_2024 chromosome 4, JCU_Hal_asi_v2, whole genome shotgun sequence harbors:
- the LOC137282187 gene encoding polypeptide N-acetylgalactosaminyltransferase 5-like, producing MRLKFRIIKVVVLSTLFLLLCTTYSLLQSVDKQLSDDDTFEKRVTKGGSAVGEKHFVFEHHLKTPLKSHNTFEDGGKNVMKIDIVEAVVTRRHLNDTAGQLKGQGQVAILGKGYQGERIRRNQGRLDETKDHQGQHSQKNTHGVEYFVEEYGGEDSNVTYPPFVEYSPEDGPGEWGAAYVYKHTRQEEEEYREGKRRNGFNQLVSDRISVHRRLLDTRIEECKSRVYPENLPRASVIICFHNEAWSTLLRSVHSVLDRSPEHLIREIILVDDASTQDHLKAPLKKYMSKLGKVKILRHQKHQGLIRARLTGYEVAAGPTLVFLDSHIECFPGWLEPLLDRIRQNPKNVPFPMVDNIGHEVFDIRIINTTERLGEFAWKRFIFKWGHVHDARRNQLKTPTDPIRSPAMPGGLFAIDKQWFTTLGTFDPGLVFWGSENMELSFKIWMCNGTLETLPCSHVGHVYRYRNPVKWKPGGIPVFTNAMRVAEVWLDDFKYLFYEANAVLPGRDYGDVADRKKLRKSLNCHDFQWYIEHIYPECPIVKVLNAGEIRSVSHPTLCVSAKSRDGTNFNPCHGNGRDQYWRLYPSGVLEGGVAQRLCVRGGKITDDHCNVDDLFHWIFTEDGCLLLKNSDKCLTAGDNSSLWVKTCDGTAKQRWKFEKSKFHLHKT